A stretch of Pseudophryne corroboree isolate aPseCor3 chromosome 9, aPseCor3.hap2, whole genome shotgun sequence DNA encodes these proteins:
- the LOC134958036 gene encoding uncharacterized protein LOC134958036, with protein sequence MGTRFAPSYAKLCMAYWEDLNIFGVDGLGASLVSWHRYIDDVLFFWNGQEDELLIFTDKLNQNDFNLKFVTTSSLKEISFLDLCLYVEDDTLKTKTFRKVTDSNVYIEMGSLHHPNWLDGIPFSQFTRIKWNCSDQTICNEQILETTNRFINKGYSVDLINKARIKVENINRDDLLKEKDKEQETKNERNKWAFISQFNPLHKDIERIFRRNWYLLQKDPVIGKEIPDRPTFIYRKAPSLKDKLVRSAIDENTRASTRTKGFHRCGQCLMCRTVKSKSSKITEFTVNNDTYRINDFITCQSKNIIYGIECACGLLYVGRTSRNLKTHLAEHVYNIRKGLETHSLSAHFKTHHEKRECFIKRFWGIEQVKPTWRTKDLERRLAKNEMNWIFKLNSLQPKGLNTDFEMKWFL encoded by the coding sequence atgggtaccagatttgcccccagttatgccaaattATGCATGGCTTATTGGGAAGATCTTAACATCTTTGGAGTGGATGGACTGGGGGCAAGTCTGGTATCCTGGCATCGATATATCGATGATGTCCTATTTTTTTGGAATGGACAGGAAGATGAGCTTTTAATCTTCACGGACAAACTAAATCAGAATGATTTTAACCTTAAATTTGTAACAACCAGTAGTTTAAAAGAAATTTCCTTCTTGGACCTATGTCTATATGTAGAGGATGACACCCTGAAGACTAAGACTTTCAGGAAGGTAACAGACTCTAATGTATACATAGAAATGGGTAGTTTACATCACCCCAACTGGCTAGATGGTATTCCATTTAGCCAGTTTACACGTATCAAGTGGAATTGTAGTGATCAAACTATCTGTAATGAACAAATACTAGAAACCACTAATAGGTTTATCAATAAAGGTTATTCAGTAGATCTTATAAACAAAGCACGAATTAAAGTAGAAAATATCAATAGGGATGACCTCTTGAAAGAGAAAGATAAAGAACAAGAAACAAAAAATGAAAGAAACAAGTGGGCCTTTATTAGTCAGTTTAATCCCCTGCATAAGGATATTGAAAGAATTTTTAGGAGAAACTGGTATTTATTACAGAAAGATCCCGTTATAGGAAAAGAAATCCCTGATAGACCCACCTTCATATACAGGAAAGCTCCATCGTTGAAGGACAAATTAGTAAGAAGTGCTATAGATGAAAATACGAGAGCTAGCACTAGAACTAAGGGGTTCCATAGATGTGGACAGTGTCTGATGTGCAGGACGGTTAAGAGTAAATCTAGTAAGATCACAGAGTTTACAGTAAATAATGACACATACAGAATTAATGATTTTATCACATGTCAATCAAAAAACATCATCTATGGGATAGAATGTGCATGTGGGTTACTTTATGTAGGTCGGACAAGTAGGAACCTAAAAACCCACCTTGCGGAACATGTGTACAATATTCGGAAAGGGCTGGAAACACATTCTCTTTCAGCACATTTTAAAACCCATCATGAAAAAAGAGAATGTTTTATAAAAAGATTTTGGGGGATAGAACAGGTTAAACCTACATGGCGGACTAAAGATCTAGAAAGGAGATTAGCTAAGAATGAAATGaactggatttttaaattaaattccCTACAACCTAAAGGATTAAACACCGATTTTGAgatgaagtggtttttatag